In Candidatus Nomurabacteria bacterium, the following proteins share a genomic window:
- a CDS encoding ThiF family adenylyltransferase, with the protein MNERYSRQSFLGEDSDSLFARLNVAIVGLGGGGSHVAQQLVHLGVKNFILVDHDSIEESNLNRLVGGTAEDVRAERNKVDILARVIRSVNEDADVSVQSQKWQNAANLLRECDCIFGCVDSLDERRQLENFARRFMIPYIDIGIDVSNTDGRTYITGQVAKSIPSKPCLWCLNILNEQNVNKEVQEYGAAGGQPQVVWANGIVASAAVGMFVELFTPWNPDQNQVLCLDYDGNKHTLEVSNRMLFPSVQEGICEHYPKELVGDPFFKINKIVNHG; encoded by the coding sequence ATGAACGAACGTTATTCTAGACAAAGCTTCTTAGGTGAGGACAGCGACTCACTTTTCGCCCGCTTGAACGTCGCTATTGTTGGTCTTGGCGGCGGCGGTTCACATGTGGCACAACAACTAGTTCATTTGGGTGTGAAAAATTTCATCCTAGTTGATCACGATTCGATTGAGGAAAGCAATCTGAATCGGTTAGTTGGCGGTACAGCGGAAGATGTACGAGCAGAGAGAAATAAGGTGGATATTCTTGCTCGAGTGATACGTAGCGTCAATGAAGATGCCGATGTCTCAGTTCAATCGCAAAAATGGCAAAACGCTGCTAACCTATTGCGCGAGTGTGACTGCATATTCGGTTGCGTTGATTCGCTAGACGAGAGGCGACAGCTCGAAAATTTTGCTCGTCGCTTTATGATCCCTTACATTGACATCGGTATTGATGTAAGTAATACAGATGGACGTACTTACATAACTGGTCAGGTTGCAAAATCGATCCCATCGAAACCTTGTCTTTGGTGCCTCAACATATTGAACGAACAAAATGTAAACAAAGAAGTGCAAGAGTACGGTGCTGCTGGGGGACAACCTCAAGTGGTGTGGGCGAACGGTATTGTTGCGTCGGCTGCAGTGGGAATGTTTGTCGAACTGTTTACACCTTGGAACCCTGATCAAAACCAAGTGCTTTGCCTAGACTACGATGGTAATAAACACACATTGGAAGTGAGTAACCGCATGCTCTTTCCAAGTGTGCAAGAGGGTATTTGCGAGCACTACCCAAAGGAATTAGTGGGTGACCCTTTCTTTAAAATTAATAAGATTGTGAACCATGGATGA
- a CDS encoding site-specific DNA-methyltransferase, producing MKNSPVPKLPRSIKTGDIICLGEHVLICGDSSKVDLSVYGNIDLLLTDPPYGVDYAESKRGIGKIAKDKDISNDGFMSDQQYVEFTKSWLSPALSKLSKKNSIYIFNSDKMIFALRQACLEAGMKIAQLIVWVKDRAIVGRLDYLPQHELILYGWKGTHDFKRGKDKSVAFYPKPSQSKLHPTMKPVGLLRRLILNSTKVGDTVYDPFGGSGSTLIACEHTKRKCITVEMDPEYCETIVVRWLKLTGNGQAREADTGADSETARESTPVSV from the coding sequence TCATCTGTCTTGGTGAGCACGTTCTCATCTGCGGTGATTCCTCCAAGGTAGACCTCTCTGTCTACGGGAACATCGACCTCCTTCTAACTGACCCGCCGTACGGTGTCGATTACGCTGAAAGCAAGCGTGGCATTGGCAAGATTGCCAAGGATAAAGACATCTCCAATGACGGATTTATGTCCGACCAACAGTACGTTGAATTCACTAAGAGCTGGCTTTCTCCAGCACTCTCAAAGCTGTCCAAGAAAAACAGCATCTACATCTTCAACTCCGACAAGATGATCTTCGCTCTCCGTCAGGCCTGTCTTGAGGCAGGCATGAAAATTGCCCAACTTATCGTCTGGGTGAAGGATCGAGCAATCGTGGGACGACTCGACTACCTACCGCAACACGAACTCATTCTCTACGGTTGGAAAGGTACGCACGACTTCAAGCGTGGCAAAGACAAGTCAGTTGCGTTCTACCCGAAACCGTCGCAAAGCAAGCTCCACCCGACGATGAAACCAGTCGGATTACTCCGCAGACTGATTCTTAACAGCACGAAGGTTGGTGACACCGTCTATGACCCGTTTGGTGGCAGTGGCTCAACCTTGATTGCCTGCGAGCATACGAAGCGTAAGTGTATTACGGTCGAGATGGACCCAGAATACTGCGAGACTATCGTTGTTCGCTGGCTAAAACTTACTGGTAATGGACAAGCGCGAGAAGCGGATACAGGAGCGGATTCTGAAACAGCAAGAGAAAGTACTCCAGTCTCTGTGTGA